One segment of Brassica napus cultivar Da-Ae chromosome C3, Da-Ae, whole genome shotgun sequence DNA contains the following:
- the LOC106416280 gene encoding glutamine--fructose-6-phosphate aminotransferase [isomerizing] 1, translated as MCGIFAYLNFHANKERQHILEVLFNGLRRLEYRGYDSAGIAIDDSLSPLHSTSSPPPPLVFRQAGNIESLVNSVNQEITNTDLNLDEVFYFHAGIAHTRWATHGEPAPRNSHPQSSGPGDDFLVVHNGVITNYEVLKETLVRHGFTFDSDTDTEVIPKLAKFVFDKANEEGEQTVTFCEVVFEVMRHLEGAYALIFKSWHYPNELVACKRGSPLLLGVKELDQDKSNNHVFKDAHFLSKNEHPKEFFLSSDPHALVEHTKKVLVIEDGEVVHLKDGGVSILKFERRNGSSRPASVERALSVLEMEVEQINKGKYDHYMQKEIHEQPESLTTTMRGRLIRGGGSRKPKTVLLGGLKDHLKTIRRSRRIVFIGCGTSYNAALASRPILEELSGIPVSMEIASDLWDRQGPIYREDTAVFVSQSGETADTLLALEYARENGALCVGITNTVASSIARKTHCGVHINAGAETGVASTKAYTSQIVVMVMLALAIGSDTISSQTRREAIVDGLLDLPNKVREVLKLDEEMKDLAQLLIDEQSLLVFGRGYNYATALEGALKVKEVSLMHSEGILAGEMKHGPLALVDENLPIAVIATRDACFSKQQSVIQQLHARKGRLIVMCSKGDAASVSSSGSCRAIEVPQVEDCLQPVVNIVPLQLLAYHLTVLRGHNVDQPRNLAKSVTTQ; from the exons ATGTGCGGAATATTCGCGTATCTGAATTTCCACGCGAACAAAGAGAGACAGCACATTCTCGAGGTCCTCTTCAACGGCCTCCGTCGTCTCGAGTACCGTGGCTACGATTCCGCCGGCATCGCCATCGACGATTCCCTCTCTCCTCTCCACTCCacctcttctcctcctcctcctctcgtGTTTCGCCAGGCTGGCAACATCGAATCACTCGTCAATTCCGTCAACCAAG AGATTACGAATACAGATTTGAACTTGGACGAGGTTTTCTATTTCCACGCGGGAATCGCACACACGAGGTGGGCTACTCACGGTGAGCCAGCTCCGAGGAACAGTCATCCTCAGTCCTCTGGTCCTGGTGATGACTTCTTGGTTGTTCACAACGGCGTCATCACCAACTACGag GTACTGAAAGAAACATTAGTCAGGCATGGTTTTACTTTTGATTCGGACACAGACACCGAAGTCATTCCCAAGCTTGCTAAATTTGTTTTCGACAAAGCTAATGAAGAAG GGGAACAGACCGTGACTTTCTGTGAAGTTGTCTTTGAAGTGATGAGACATCTCGAGGGAGCTTATGCTCTTATTTTTAAAAGCTGGCATTATCCCAATGAGTTAGTTGCCTGCAAGCGTGGTAGCCCTTTGCTTTTAGGCGTTAAA GAGCTAGATCAAGACAAGAGCAATAATCATGTTTTCAAAGATGCCCACTTTCTTTCCAAGAATGAGCATCCCAAGGAGTTTTTCCTATCAAGTGACCCGCACGCTCTTGTTGAGCATACAAAGAAAgttttggtgattgaagatggCGAAGTTGTTCATCTCAAG GATGGAGGCGTGTCAATACTCAAGTTCGAAAGGCGTAACGGTTCATCTAGGCCTGCTTCAGTGGAACGTGCTTTATCTGTACTAGAGATGGAAGTCGAGCAAATAAACAAAGGAAAATATGATCACTACATGCAAAAAGAAATCCATGAGCAGCCGGAATCTTTAACTACTACAATGAGAGGCCGGCTTATACGTGGCGGTGGTTCACGCAAACCGAAAACAGTCCTCCTTGGTGGGTTGAAAGATCACTTAAAGACCATAAGACGCAGCCGGCGTATAGTTTTCATAGGGTGCGGGACAAGTTACAACGCCGCTCTTGCATCTAGACCTATCCTGGAAGAACTCTCTG GTATACCAGTTAGCATGGAGATTGCTAGTGATCTTTGGGACCGGCAAGGTCCCATATACAGAGAGGACACCGCGGTGTTTGTGAGTCAGTCTGGTGAAACCGCAGATACATTACTTGCTTTGGAGTATGCTCGGGAAAACGGTGCGTTATGTGTCGGCATAACTAACACCGTTGCGAGCTCCATAGCTAGGAAAACACACTGTGGTGTCCATATCAACGCAGGAGCTGAGACCGGTGTTGCAAGTACAAAG GCATACACAAGTCAGATTGTGGTGATGGTAATGCTAGCTTTAGCAATTGGAAGCGACACAATCTCCAGCCAAACGAGACGGGAAGCTATAGTTGATGGGCTACTTGATTTACCAA ATAAGGTCAGGGAAGTACTAAAGCTAGACGAGGAAATGAAGGATCTAGCGCAACTGTTGATAGACGAGCAGTCACTGCTTGTGTTTGGGAGAGGATACAACTACGCAACAGCATTAGAAGGAGCGTTGAAAGTAAAAGAAGTATCGCTTATGCACAGCGAAGGGATACTTGCAGGGGAGATGAAACATGGGCCTTTAGCTTTAGTTGATGAGAATCTACCCATCGCTGTGATCGCCACTCGGGATGCTTGTTTCAGCAAACAACAGTCCGTGATTCAGCAACTACACGCACGCAAAGGGAGGTTAATAGTGATGTGCTCAAAAGGTGATGCAGCGTCTGTGAGCTCGAGTGGATCTTGTCGAGCTATAGAGGTTCCACAAGTGGAAGATTGTTTACAGCCTGTTGTTAATATAGTGCCATTACAG TTATTGGCTTATCATCTGACTGTTCTGAGAGGTCACAATGTTGATCAGCCGAGGAATCTAGCTAAGAGTGTGACCACTCAATAG
- the LOC106415968 gene encoding GATA transcription factor 1-like produces MESFMEELLNFSVPEEEGGAVVRSPKNIARRKTGLRQTESFGLLNPDDELGEGEVEEEDLEWISNKDAFPVIETFVGVLPSEHFSVSSPEREATEGKQLSPVSVLETSSQNISITTTTTTSNNSSGGSNRSVPTPTMISCCAKFNAPVKTRSKRRRREDLRILWTGNDEQGGGGGGSQKRRMTSVAAAAMGRKCQHCGADKTPQWRAGPSGPKTLCNACGVRYKSGRLVPEYRPANSPTFSPEFHSNSHRKIVEMRKHVVSSDGGGRQDCG; encoded by the exons ATGGAATCATTCATGGAAGAACTTTTGAACTTCTCTGTACCAGAGGAAGAAGGAGGAGCGGTTGTTCGTTCGCCGAAGAATATTGCTCGCCGGAAAACTGGATTACGGCAGACGGAATCCTTCGGTTTATTAAATCCCGACGACGAACTT GGAGAGGGAGAGGTAGAGGAAGAAGATTTGGAGTGGATATCAAACAAAGATGCGTTCCCCGTCATCGAAACGTTCGTCGGCGTATTACCGTCGGAACATTTCAGTGTCTCGTCGCCGGAGCGAGAAGCGACTGAAGGAAAACAGCTGAGTCCGGTCTCGGTACTTGAGACGAGTAGTCAGAACATCTCTATAACTACGACGACGACCACCTCCAACAACAGTAGCGGCGGTAGTAACAGAAGTGTCCCGACCCCGACGATGATTAGTTGCTGTGCTAAGTTTAATGCGCCCGTTAAGACAAGAAGCAAGCGTAGGAGGAGGGAGGATTTGAGAATTTTGTGGACAGGGAACGACGAgcaaggaggaggaggaggaggatcgcAGAAGAGGAGGATGACGTCGGTTGCGGCGGCGGCTATGGGAAGGAAGTGTCAACACTGTGGAGCGGATAAGACGCCGCAGTGGAGGGCGGGACCATCGGGACCGAAGACGCTGTGTAACGCGTGTGGCGTGAGGTACAAGTCAGGGAGGCTTGTTCCAGAGTATCGCCCTGCTAATAGCCCGACTTTCTCGCCGGAGTTTCATTCGAATTCTCACCGGAAGATTGTAGAGATGAGGAAGCATGTTGTGTCCAGTGATGGTGGTGGTCGGCAAGATTGTGGTTAG
- the BNAC03G43430D gene encoding protein PHR1-LIKE 2 isoform X1: protein MYSAIRSLPLDGGEYHGPLDGTNLPGDACLVLTTDPKPRLRWTAELHERFVEAVTELGGPEKATPKTLMRTMGVKGLTLYHLKSHLQKFRQGRQACKDSTDNSNKDASCVGESQDTGSSSPSSLKLAAQEQNESYQVTEALRAQMEVQRRLHEQLEHGQVQRRLQVRIEAQGKYLQTILEKACKAFDEQAAMFTGLETAREELSELAIKVSNNSQGTTVPYFDATKMMMMMPSLSELEVAAIDHKSNITTTNCSVESSLTSNTNGSSVSAASMKKRHRGGNNVGYEGSWTVPSSTIG, encoded by the exons ATGTACTCGGCGATTCGCTCCCTTCCTCTCGACGGCGGTGAGTACCATGGACCTCTCGACGGAACCAATCTTCCCGGAGACGCCTGTTTGGTCTTGACCACTGACCCGAAACCCCGTCTCCGGTGGACGGCGGAGCTCCATGAGAGGTTCGTTGAAGCCGTCACGGAGCTCGGTGGTCCCGAAA AAGCGACGCCCAAAACTCTGATGAGAACAATGGGAGTGAAAGGTCTCACCCTCTACCACCTCAAATCTCATCTTCAG AAATTTCGGCAAGGGAGGCAAGCTTGTAAAGACTCAACTGACAACTCCAACAAGGATG CTTCTTGTGTTGGGGAGAGTCAGGACACAGGTTCCTCTTCACCGTCATCATTGAAACTAGCTGCGCAGGAACAGAACGA GAGTTACCAAGTCACTGAAGCTCTGCGCGCTCAAATGGAAGTTCAAAGAAGACTGCACGAGCAATTGGAG CATGGGCAGGTGCAACGGAGACTCCAGGTAAGGATAGAGGCCCAAGGGAAATACCTACAAACGATTCTCGAGAAAGCTTGCAAGGCCTTTGACGAGCAAGCTGCTATGTTTACTGGGCTTGAGACAGCTAGGGAAGAGCTGTCGGAGCTAGCCATCAAAGTCTCTAATAACTCTCAAGGAACAACAGTCCCATACTTTGATGCaacaaagatgatgatgatgatgccgTCTTTGTCCGAGCTTGAAGTAGCAGCAATAGACCACAAAAGCAACATCACAACAACCAACTGTTCTGTTGAAAGCTCTCTGACTTCCAACACCAATGGGAGCTCGGTTTCTGCTGCATCGATGAAGAAGAGGCATCGTGGAGGAAACAATGTCGGGTATGAAGGGAGCTGGACTGTGCCTAGTAGTACCATTGGATAG
- the BNAC03G43430D gene encoding protein PHR1-LIKE 2 isoform X2 produces the protein MYSAIRSLPLDGGEYHGPLDGTNLPGDACLVLTTDPKPRLRWTAELHERFVEAVTELGGPEKATPKTLMRTMGVKGLTLYHLKSHLQKFRQGRQACKDSTDNSNKDASCVGESQDTGSSSPSSLKLAAQEQNESYQVTEALRAQMEVQRRLHEQLEVQRRLQVRIEAQGKYLQTILEKACKAFDEQAAMFTGLETAREELSELAIKVSNNSQGTTVPYFDATKMMMMMPSLSELEVAAIDHKSNITTTNCSVESSLTSNTNGSSVSAASMKKRHRGGNNVGYEGSWTVPSSTIG, from the exons ATGTACTCGGCGATTCGCTCCCTTCCTCTCGACGGCGGTGAGTACCATGGACCTCTCGACGGAACCAATCTTCCCGGAGACGCCTGTTTGGTCTTGACCACTGACCCGAAACCCCGTCTCCGGTGGACGGCGGAGCTCCATGAGAGGTTCGTTGAAGCCGTCACGGAGCTCGGTGGTCCCGAAA AAGCGACGCCCAAAACTCTGATGAGAACAATGGGAGTGAAAGGTCTCACCCTCTACCACCTCAAATCTCATCTTCAG AAATTTCGGCAAGGGAGGCAAGCTTGTAAAGACTCAACTGACAACTCCAACAAGGATG CTTCTTGTGTTGGGGAGAGTCAGGACACAGGTTCCTCTTCACCGTCATCATTGAAACTAGCTGCGCAGGAACAGAACGA GAGTTACCAAGTCACTGAAGCTCTGCGCGCTCAAATGGAAGTTCAAAGAAGACTGCACGAGCAATTGGAG GTGCAACGGAGACTCCAGGTAAGGATAGAGGCCCAAGGGAAATACCTACAAACGATTCTCGAGAAAGCTTGCAAGGCCTTTGACGAGCAAGCTGCTATGTTTACTGGGCTTGAGACAGCTAGGGAAGAGCTGTCGGAGCTAGCCATCAAAGTCTCTAATAACTCTCAAGGAACAACAGTCCCATACTTTGATGCaacaaagatgatgatgatgatgccgTCTTTGTCCGAGCTTGAAGTAGCAGCAATAGACCACAAAAGCAACATCACAACAACCAACTGTTCTGTTGAAAGCTCTCTGACTTCCAACACCAATGGGAGCTCGGTTTCTGCTGCATCGATGAAGAAGAGGCATCGTGGAGGAAACAATGTCGGGTATGAAGGGAGCTGGACTGTGCCTAGTAGTACCATTGGATAG
- the LOC125583022 gene encoding uncharacterized protein LOC125583022, producing the protein MYGRELLVQSLMKRTGDGHSTHVWYDNWILLDVAHLPRYRTDEVNLSLTVSELIDTRYGTWNVQRVRHLFVEEDANHILGLKIDMSRVDAVVWGLERSGVYNTKGGYKLLETMQEDNTDLQVTLPPMERRLWSNLWKVKTLLKIRHFLWKALAGALAVADRLRTRGLHIDHECRGCQAAPETICHVLFHCPTAQEIWHLSGFPQPLAGFSTNSGRNELIFANTRLGAATIMDKAWNDYDAWAEVNIVNSSQVYDDNVDGAPIVKWEKPCQSFVKCNIDSSWINGTVNTGVSWILRNNSGELMMQSRRSFSSVPTKLEAELLSFTWAIDCLSDLRFDKIVFESSSYLAGEAILRPEKFLGCQDLLGYICFKLTNFSLWNSSYAHLEGNRCAHEIALSVTRDHRYQSYIARGGPFWLRALTLEEAKDDT; encoded by the exons ATGTATGGTCGTGAATTACTAGTGCAAAGTCTGATGAAGCGAACTGGGGATGGTCATAGCACACACGTATGGTATGACAACTGGATCTTGCTCGACGTTGCTCACCTCCCGAGATACAGAACTGATGAGGTGAATCTGTCTCTCACAGTATCTGAACTAATTGACACGAGATATGGTACGTGGAACGTACAGCGAGTGAGACACCTCTTTGTTGAAGAAGATGCAAACCACATTTTGGGCTTGAAGATTGATATGAGCCGAGTTGATGCAGTGGTGTGGGGGTTAGAGAGAAGCGGTGTGTACAATACAAAAGGTGGCTATAAGCTACTTGAAACGATGCAGGAAGATAATACCGATCTTCAGGTCACGCTACCACCAATGGAGAGGCGCCTTTGGTCCAATCTATGGAAGGTGAAAACCTTGCTGAAGATAAGACATTTTCTCTGGAAGGCGCTTGCAGGAGCTCTAGCTGTAGCTGATCGACTGCGGACTCGGGGCCTACATATTGATCATGAGTGTAGAGGCTGTCAGGCAGCGCCCGAAACCATATGCCATGTCCTCTTCCACTGTCCTACCGCTCAAGAAATCTGGCATTTGTCAGGTTTTCCTCAGCCTCTGGCGGGTTTCTCTACCAACTCT GGGAGGAATGAGCTCATCTTTGCTAATACTCGTCTTGGCGCAGCAACAATTATGGACAAGGCTTGGAATGATTATGATGCATGGGCAGAGGTTAATATTGTGAATTCTTCTCAAGTGTACGACGACAATGTTGATGGGGCTCCGATCGTGAAATGGGAGAAACCATGCCAAAGCTTTGTGAAATGTAACATTGATTCATCGTGGATCAATGGGACTGTCAACACTGGAGTCTCTTGGATCCTTCGTAATAACTCAGGTGAACTTATGATGCAAAGTCGCAGATCCTTCTCTTCAGTCCCTACTAAGCTTGAGGCAGAGCTTTTAAGTTTTACTTGGGCTATTGATTGTCTCTCAGACTTACGCTTTGACAAAATTGTGTTTGAATCATCTTCCTACCTTGCGGGCGAAGCAATCCTTAGACCTGAAAAGTTCCTTGGTTGTCAAGACTTGCTGGGATATATCTGCTTCAAGTTGACTAACTTTAGTCTGTGGAACAGCTCCTATGCCCACCTTGAAGGTAATAGATGTGCTCATGAAATAGCTCTCAGTGTCACTAGAGACCACCGGTATCAATCATACATAGCTCGAGGTGGACCATTTTGGCTTAGAGCGTTGACACTAGAGGAGGCAAAAGACGATACATGA
- the LOC106386043 gene encoding probable magnesium transporter NIPA1, translating to MDQMSPDNINGLILAVSSSIFIGSSFIIKKKGLKKAGASGVRAGEGGHGYLSEPWWWAGMITMIVGEVANFAAYAFAPAILVTPLGALSIIFSAVLAHFILKEKLHIFGVLGCVLCVVGSVTIVLHAPHEQEIESVKQVWKLAIEPSFLVYAAVILFAVLVLIFYCEPRYGKTHLIVYVGICSLMGSLTVMSVKAVAIAIKLTFSGMNQFKYFHAWIFILVVAICCLLQINYLNKALDTFNTAVISPVYYVMFTTFTIIASMIMFKDWASQSGLKIATELCGFVTILSGTFLLHKTKDMGNSASGRGSVTLPSNTPVFTNSGSGRSSSSEKIPS from the exons ATGGATCAGATGTCACCTGATAACATCAATGGACTCATTTTAGCAGTCTCTTCAAGTATTTTCATTGGATCTAGCTTCATCATCAAGAAGAAAGGTCTCAAGAAGGCCGGTGCAAGCGGTGTCCGAGCag GTGAAGGAGGGCACGGTTACTTATCTGAACCATGGTGGTGGGCTGGAATGATAACAA TGATTGTTGGGGAAGTAGCCAACTTTGCAGCCTATGCATTTGCACCAGCTATTCTAGTAACACCTTTGGGAGCTCTAAGTATTATATTCAG CGCAGTGCTCGCGCATTTCATTTTGAAAGAGAAACTGCATATATTTGGAGTGCTTGGTTGTGTTCTTTGTGTTGTTGGGTCTGTAACGATAGTCTTACACGCCCCTCACGAGCAGGAAATAGAATCTGTCAAGCAAGTTTGGAAGCTTGCTATTGAACCAA GTTTTCTTGTGTATGCTGCTGTGATTTTGTTTGCGGTGCTTGTACTGATCTTCTACTGTGAACCGCGCTATGGGAAGACTCATTTGATAGTATATGTTGGAATCTGTTCTTTAATGGGTTCTCTTACT GTTATGAGTGTTAAAGCTGTGGCCATTGCCATAAAGCTGACATTCTCAGGGATGAATCAGTTCAAATACTTCCACGCTTGGATTTTCATTCTAGTAGTCGCTATTTGTTGCCTTTTGCAAATCAATTACTTGAACAAG GCATTGGATACATTCAACACAGCGGTCATTTCTCCGGTTTACTACGTCATGTTCACAACTTTCACCATTATAGCTAGTATGATCATGTTCAAG GATTGGGCTTCTCAGAGTGGATTAAAGATCGCGACAGAACTGTGCGGGTTTGTAACCATTTTGTCAGGGACGTTTCTGCTTCATAAGACAAAAGATATGGGAAACAGTGCAAGTGGTCGTGGATCTGTCACTCTGCCTAGTAACACTCCTGTTTTCACCAACTCAGGATCTGGTCGGAGCTCCAGCTCGGAAAAAATACCCTCCTGA
- the LOC106413427 gene encoding uncharacterized protein LOC106413427: MASPQPVSSPSWILSFEVKAIKTVISGVSTFWCSSFILPKSCINKINSLCGQFLWNGNIEGHHTARESWETVTLTKDQGGLGIKDLHKWNLACILKLVWIIFFRPNSVWVYWFKEVILKGDVSNYWTISTSTRHSWLANKMIKARELIYPLLKRRIGNGQSTRFWFDNWTPLGKLYTALDAGTSRLGIPKMATVASLFTSGSWNLSFARTDAQLALQINLTTVTLSDQEDQYEWMIEGKTRMRYKTGEMYDYLKGVQQMVPWARVIWISYGIPRHSFLSWLVMLDRCPTGDRLNRWGLNVDPLCLLCNTHPESRNHLFFECGFSADVWRKIAHRCQLQPLTVWGDIILQLQRLLRDRDSRRLTLLAFQASVYWIWTERNTRLHQQLFKTPETVFSMIDKQIRNRLQSFRHANPRASSAMTQLWFLHS; encoded by the coding sequence ATGGCTTCTCCGCAACCAGTTTCATCACCCTCATGGATTCTCTCTTTCGAAGTGAAAGCGATTAAAACTGTAATATCTGGCGTCTCCACTTTCTGGTGCTCGAGCTTTATTCTGCCGAAATCCTGCATCAACAAAATAAATTCGTTGTGTGGTCAATTTTTGTGGAATGGGAACATTGAAGGACATCATACAGCTCGAGAGAGTTGGGAGACAGTAACTCTCACCAAGGATCAGGGTGGTTTGGGAATTAAGGACCTTCACAAATGGAATCTGGCGTGCATCTTAAAGCTAGTTTGGATTATCTTCTTTCGTCCTAACTCGGTCTGGGTCTACTGGTTTAAAGAGGTAATACTCAAAGGTGATGTCTCTAACTACTGGACAATAAGCACTAGTACTAGACATTCCTGGTTAGCGAACAAGATGATAAAGGCTAGGGAGTTGATTTACCCGTTGCTTAAAAGGCGAATAGGCAATGGTCAAAGTACTCGATTTTGGTTTGATAACTGGACTCCTCTTGGGAAGCTATACACGGCTCTAGATGCAGGAACTTCCCGACTAGGCATACCGAAGATGGCAACTGTTGCGTCTCTCTTCACTTCAGGATCCTGGAATTTGTCGTTCGCTAGGACTGATGCTCAGCTTGCTCTGCAGATTAATTTAACAACGGTAACTCTTTCAGATCAGGAGGATCAATATGAATGGATGATAGAGGGAAAAACAAGGATGAGATATAAGACAGGTGAGATGTATGATTACCTGAAAGGTGTTCAACAAATGGTACCATGGGCTAGAGTAATCTGGATCTCCTATGGAATCCCGAGGCATAGCTTCCTCTCTTGGTTAGTCATGCTGGATCGTTGCCCTACAGGAGATCGACTCAATAGATGGGGATTAAATGTGGATCCTCTCTGCTTACTATGTAATACTCATCCAGAGTCTAGGAATCACCTGTTTTTTGAGTGTGGATTTAGCGCCGATGTTTGGAGAAAGATAGCTCATCGTTGTCAGCTCCAACCTCTCACCGTGTGGGGAGATATTATCCTTCAACTTCAAAGACTACTGAGAGATCGAGACTCTCGCCGACTAACTCTACTGGCGTTTCAAGCTTCCGTTTACTGGATCTGGACTGAGCGTAACACAAGACTGCACCAACAACTCTTCAAAACTCCGGAGACTGTCTTCTCAATGATAGACAAGCAGATTAGGAACAGACTGCAGAGCTTTCGACATGCAAATCCAAGGGCATCATCGGCGATGACTCAACTGTGGTTTCTCCACTCGTGA